Proteins encoded by one window of Helicobacter sp. 11S03491-1:
- the rpsR gene encoding 30S ribosomal protein S18 — MERKKYSKRYCKYTEAKIDFIDYKDIEMLKHSLSERYKIMPRRLTGNTKKWQERVEVAIKRARQMALIPYIVDRKKVIESPFKI, encoded by the coding sequence ATGGAACGTAAAAAATATTCAAAAAGATACTGCAAATATACAGAAGCAAAAATTGATTTTATTGATTATAAAGATATTGAAATGCTTAAGCATTCTTTATCTGAGAGATATAAAATCATGCCAAGACGTCTTACCGGTAATACAAAAAAATGGCAAGAACGTGTTGAAGTTGCTATTAAGAGAGCTAGACAAATGGCGCTTATCCCTTATATCGTAGATCGAAAAAAGGTAATTGAAAGCCCTTTTAAAATTTAA
- the mfd gene encoding transcription-repair coupling factor, which translates to MIQSSLYHAFNKGFSHSILITKDSKEAQQAYEVAKFCQKESLLTPILLPEFRAKMGDDIRSFMSEFISLLAQLRTFYTTSHPLLIAPISALIYPLPNTSLLETFILSKNTPVYLSELKKKLLYYGYEVVDIVETEGEVSFRGDIMDIFIPFSKPYRISFFDTECESIREFDPITQLSNQTEPDCICISPAIFSLDEAKYQKLLKQVSQSHFDAFSKDIASLGFWYLQEDGINFIKTYDTIITPSAQDEAKEIFSFETNSSLKLQDFLSLEVLLPPNNGSIDIDVHLKNLNTIIELNANKKITLLARNQALLKSVEIKTPINTILSDCIVNISTPTQLIISLNTQTKVQKQKKSALGIDELNIGEYIVHDEYGIGIFRGIIQASILGNVRDFIHIDYQGEDRLLLPVENLHLIQRYIAASDGMPVLDKLGKGSFAKLKEKVKVKLFEIADCIIKLAAKRNLIEGKKIDTSLVEIQTFRDSCNFVLTQDQQRSIQEIFADLRSGKVMDRLLSGDVGFGKTEVAINAIFAVYKNGYQSAMIVPTTLLSNQHFHTLQNRLSSFGIKVAKLDRFIKTSQKNQILKGLLEGSIDVVVGTHALLNAKFKNLALMIIDEEHKFGVKQKETIKELSKDLHLLSMSATPIPRTLNMALSEIKGMSSLLTPPVERQPSKTFLKEKNTSLLKEIIHRELRRNGQIFYIHNNIATITKAQEKIQELLPKLKIAILHSQIDPKVSEQIMLDFANREYHMLLCTSIVESGIHLPNANTIIIDNADRFGLADLHQLRGRVGRSNKEGFCYFLVDDKKSITQEAQKRLLALEKNSYLGSGASIAYHDLEIRGGGNLIGQAQSGHIKNIGYGLYLRLLEDAIGQLSGNNPENTSSVELKLGVSAYLNPELIASDRLRLELYRRLSLCKETTEVYEIEGEIEDRFGKLDKMSLQFLQVIMIKILANSLKIKTLSNYTQNISIVYGDDSKESLNSPSKDDDDILNTILEYLHTQIKNKN; encoded by the coding sequence ATGATACAATCTAGCCTTTATCATGCCTTCAACAAAGGCTTTTCTCACTCAATATTAATCACCAAAGACTCTAAAGAAGCACAACAAGCTTATGAAGTCGCAAAGTTTTGTCAAAAAGAATCTTTGCTTACTCCTATTTTGCTTCCGGAATTTCGGGCCAAGATGGGTGATGATATCCGATCATTTATGAGTGAATTTATCTCATTACTTGCTCAATTACGCACATTTTATACAACTTCTCATCCTCTCTTAATAGCACCTATATCTGCTCTAATTTATCCCCTCCCCAACACTTCGCTTCTGGAAACTTTTATATTAAGTAAAAATACTCCTGTTTATTTATCCGAATTAAAAAAGAAGCTTTTGTATTATGGCTATGAAGTTGTTGATATAGTTGAAACGGAAGGAGAAGTAAGTTTTAGAGGCGATATTATGGATATCTTTATTCCATTTTCAAAACCTTATCGAATCAGCTTTTTTGATACAGAATGTGAAAGTATCAGAGAGTTCGATCCTATCACCCAACTAAGCAACCAAACAGAGCCGGATTGTATTTGTATTTCTCCGGCAATTTTTAGCCTGGATGAAGCAAAATACCAAAAATTACTCAAGCAAGTATCCCAATCACATTTTGATGCTTTTAGCAAAGATATTGCGTCTTTGGGTTTTTGGTATCTTCAAGAAGATGGTATTAATTTTATCAAAACTTATGACACCATCATAACCCCTAGCGCTCAAGATGAGGCAAAGGAGATTTTTTCTTTTGAAACAAATTCATCCCTTAAACTACAAGATTTCCTTTCTTTAGAAGTATTATTACCTCCAAATAATGGAAGCATAGATATAGATGTGCATCTAAAAAATTTAAATACTATTATCGAACTCAATGCAAATAAAAAAATTACTCTTTTAGCCAGAAACCAAGCGCTTTTAAAAAGCGTAGAAATAAAAACCCCTATCAACACAATTCTTTCTGATTGCATTGTAAATATTTCTACTCCAACACAATTAATTATTTCTCTGAATACCCAAACCAAAGTGCAAAAACAAAAAAAATCCGCATTAGGTATTGATGAGCTTAACATTGGAGAATATATTGTTCATGATGAATATGGAATTGGTATTTTCAGAGGGATCATACAAGCAAGTATTTTAGGAAATGTGCGTGATTTTATTCATATTGATTATCAAGGAGAGGATAGACTTCTTTTGCCGGTAGAAAATCTTCACCTTATCCAACGCTATATTGCCGCTTCTGATGGAATGCCTGTTTTAGATAAACTGGGCAAAGGAAGTTTTGCAAAACTCAAAGAAAAAGTTAAAGTTAAGTTATTTGAAATTGCTGATTGTATTATCAAACTTGCAGCAAAACGCAATCTCATTGAAGGGAAAAAAATTGATACATCTTTGGTTGAAATACAAACTTTTAGAGATTCTTGCAACTTCGTCCTCACTCAAGATCAACAACGATCCATCCAAGAAATTTTTGCAGACCTTCGTAGTGGCAAAGTGATGGATAGACTTTTGAGTGGTGATGTTGGTTTTGGTAAGACTGAAGTTGCTATCAATGCTATTTTTGCTGTCTATAAAAATGGCTATCAATCAGCTATGATTGTCCCTACAACATTACTTTCAAACCAACATTTTCATACGCTCCAAAATAGACTTTCTTCTTTTGGAATCAAAGTAGCAAAACTGGATCGTTTCATAAAAACTTCTCAAAAAAATCAAATCCTCAAAGGACTTCTTGAGGGTAGTATTGATGTAGTTGTAGGCACACATGCACTTCTAAATGCAAAATTCAAAAATTTAGCATTGATGATTATTGATGAGGAACATAAATTTGGAGTTAAACAAAAAGAAACTATCAAAGAATTAAGTAAAGATTTACACCTTTTAAGCATGTCTGCTACTCCTATTCCACGCACACTCAATATGGCTCTTTCTGAAATTAAAGGAATGAGTTCTTTGCTCACCCCTCCTGTTGAAAGACAACCAAGCAAAACTTTTCTCAAAGAAAAAAATACTTCTTTACTCAAAGAAATTATTCATCGTGAGCTTAGAAGAAATGGACAAATCTTTTATATCCACAACAATATTGCTACTATCACAAAAGCTCAAGAAAAAATCCAAGAACTTCTTCCAAAATTAAAAATCGCTATTCTACATTCACAAATTGATCCAAAAGTAAGCGAACAAATTATGTTGGACTTTGCAAATAGAGAATACCACATGCTTTTATGTACTTCAATTGTAGAATCAGGAATCCATCTTCCAAACGCCAATACGATTATTATTGATAATGCAGATAGATTTGGACTTGCTGATTTACACCAATTGAGAGGGCGCGTAGGGCGAAGCAATAAGGAAGGATTTTGTTATTTCCTTGTTGATGACAAAAAATCCATCACACAAGAAGCACAAAAACGACTTTTAGCATTAGAAAAAAATTCTTATTTAGGAAGTGGGGCTTCCATTGCTTATCACGATCTTGAAATTAGAGGTGGAGGAAACCTTATTGGACAAGCCCAAAGTGGGCATATCAAAAATATTGGTTATGGACTTTATTTACGATTGCTTGAAGATGCTATTGGCCAACTTAGCGGCAACAATCCGGAAAACACTTCCAGCGTAGAACTCAAGCTGGGCGTTAGCGCTTATCTCAATCCTGAACTCATAGCCAGCGATAGGCTTCGTCTTGAACTCTACAGACGACTTTCTTTATGTAAGGAAACAACCGAAGTCTATGAGATAGAAGGAGAAATTGAAGATAGATTTGGCAAGCTTGATAAAATGAGTTTGCAATTCTTGCAAGTAATCATGATAAAAATTTTAGCAAATTCTTTAAAAATCAAGACACTTTCTAACTATACTCAAAATATTTCTATCGTCTATGGTGATGACTCTAAAGAATCTCTAAATTCTCCCAGTAAAGACGATGATGACATCTTGAATACAATTTTAGAATATTTGCATACACAAATCAAAAATAAAAACTAA
- a CDS encoding ribonuclease R family protein, whose product MKEFLLQLTYGIKSIPKKCQEIYELLRENNSIQESKNFYQLKENYIIGSIDISRGGRVFLCAFKSRSQKDFFIDSKPKSIGQDDIVLARLLKIRGKTKAKIITMLYSQSSHILCYLEKIKGEIVGILIKDPYCKPIRLGISQKSLFALPKHCVVSIDAHTNQINEVLGVLEDPQIDEKISLFLYHHPCNFSSESLKFAESFGQEVDVGLYSHRRDLRHLAFCTIDPDDAKDHDDGIYFDVSKHELYVAIADVSEYVSPDCPLDLEAKKRGFSVYFPHISYPMLPKNLSENICSLHQDKDRLAFVWRLRLHRRNFDVIDAELFEAVVHNYQNISYTNVDKLLKNEEIAIDDRVKESILNFYPIAQKIHSKRLKKGYEFFNDEIKLELNSNGMLQKVNVYPQTFSHMIVEEAMLLANKQTAKFLREHLQNNGIYRVHEHPSKERIDELFFELNSLGYSIPPDFSSNLHQCLQAIQTQAKKKNAQKQIDKMIIKAQSQANYSPYNLGHFGLGFEEYTHFTSPIRRYSDLMLHRILKQILLNTPHSNKKLMHLLGCIQASCMLLNDQERQVFKIETDFKNRKYARWAFENIGFKLKASITDENYPPLASGLDTIIGARLIVEKLPLELHKFDEVCVQIVNADILSGKIFVRVIKG is encoded by the coding sequence ATGAAAGAATTCTTACTCCAACTTACCTATGGGATAAAATCCATTCCCAAAAAATGCCAAGAAATATATGAATTACTCAGAGAAAATAATTCTATCCAAGAGAGTAAAAATTTTTATCAGCTTAAAGAAAACTACATCATAGGCAGTATAGATATTTCCAGAGGTGGTAGAGTATTTTTATGCGCTTTTAAAAGCAGAAGTCAAAAAGATTTTTTTATTGATTCTAAACCCAAGTCAATTGGTCAAGATGACATTGTGCTGGCGAGATTGTTAAAGATAAGAGGTAAAACTAAGGCAAAAATTATTACCATGCTCTATTCTCAATCAAGTCATATTTTATGTTATTTAGAAAAAATAAAGGGAGAAATTGTAGGGATTTTAATCAAAGACCCTTATTGCAAGCCTATACGACTGGGTATTTCTCAAAAATCTCTCTTTGCTCTGCCTAAACATTGTGTTGTAAGTATTGATGCGCATACAAACCAAATTAACGAGGTTTTGGGGGTTTTAGAAGATCCCCAAATTGATGAGAAAATATCACTCTTTTTATACCATCACCCCTGTAATTTTTCTTCTGAATCTCTTAAGTTTGCAGAAAGTTTTGGGCAGGAAGTAGATGTGGGGTTATATTCTCATCGAAGGGATTTGAGGCACTTGGCATTTTGCACTATTGATCCTGATGATGCCAAAGATCATGACGATGGGATTTATTTTGATGTCTCAAAGCATGAGCTTTATGTGGCAATTGCTGATGTAAGCGAATATGTAAGCCCGGATTGTCCGCTGGATCTTGAAGCAAAGAAACGTGGGTTTAGCGTATATTTTCCACATATAAGCTACCCAATGTTGCCTAAAAATCTTAGTGAAAATATTTGCTCCTTACATCAAGACAAAGATCGTTTGGCTTTTGTATGGAGATTAAGACTCCATAGAAGAAATTTTGATGTCATTGATGCAGAACTTTTTGAGGCTGTTGTGCATAATTACCAAAATATTAGCTATACAAATGTGGATAAATTATTAAAAAATGAAGAGATAGCTATAGATGATAGAGTCAAAGAAAGTATTTTAAATTTTTATCCCATAGCTCAAAAAATTCATTCTAAGCGGCTTAAAAAGGGATATGAGTTTTTTAATGATGAAATTAAACTAGAGTTAAATTCTAACGGGATGCTTCAAAAAGTCAATGTATATCCTCAAACTTTTTCACACATGATTGTGGAAGAAGCCATGTTATTAGCCAACAAACAAACGGCCAAATTCTTAAGGGAACATTTGCAAAATAATGGTATTTATCGTGTCCATGAACATCCTTCCAAAGAACGCATTGATGAATTATTTTTTGAACTTAATTCTTTGGGGTATAGTATTCCCCCTGATTTTTCCTCAAATTTGCATCAATGCCTCCAAGCAATCCAAACTCAAGCCAAGAAAAAAAATGCTCAAAAACAAATTGATAAAATGATTATCAAAGCCCAATCTCAAGCTAATTATTCCCCATACAATTTAGGGCATTTCGGATTGGGATTTGAAGAATATACCCATTTTACTTCGCCTATTCGGAGGTATAGTGATTTGATGTTGCATAGGATTTTAAAACAAATCCTCTTAAATACTCCACACTCAAATAAAAAATTGATGCATTTGTTAGGTTGTATTCAAGCTTCTTGCATGCTTTTGAACGATCAAGAAAGGCAAGTATTTAAAATTGAAACAGATTTTAAAAATCGTAAATATGCTCGTTGGGCATTTGAAAATATTGGTTTTAAATTAAAAGCGAGTATTACTGATGAGAATTACCCACCTTTAGCTTCCGGGCTTGATACAATTATTGGAGCAAGATTAATAGTGGAAAAGTTACCTTTGGAATTACATAAATTTGATGAAGTTTGTGTCCAAATAGTAAATGCAGATATATTGAGTGGCAAGATTTTTGTAAGGGTTATTAAGGGGTAA
- a CDS encoding shikimate dehydrogenase, producing MRQFCVFGNPIAHSKSPLIHNFVFSSFSSQIGFEGFYGQYLLEDGEKLRQTFYQLELSGANITVPFKEYAYTQSDEVKGIGSRIGSVNTWVLEDNHRLIGYNTDAEGFYQTILDYNFQTALIIGAGGSAKAVAYILKEKGIKVCILNRSKNHLESFIQNGFECYLSDVFMPRAFDLVINATPAGLKDTGLPLQEMLLRQILLDAKMAYDLIYGISTPFLKLAKELNILSRDGKDMLIEQAALAFELFCKHKIPLESIRKQMKLIL from the coding sequence TTGAGACAATTTTGTGTTTTTGGTAACCCTATTGCCCATTCTAAGTCGCCTCTAATTCATAATTTTGTTTTTTCTTCTTTTTCTTCTCAAATTGGGTTTGAGGGGTTTTATGGTCAATATTTGCTTGAAGATGGTGAAAAATTGCGCCAAACTTTTTATCAACTGGAGTTAAGTGGCGCTAATATTACTGTTCCTTTTAAAGAATACGCCTATACTCAAAGTGATGAAGTCAAGGGCATTGGATCAAGGATTGGATCTGTCAATACATGGGTTTTGGAAGATAATCACAGGTTGATTGGCTACAATACAGATGCAGAGGGTTTTTATCAAACAATACTTGATTATAATTTTCAAACAGCTTTAATTATTGGAGCAGGAGGAAGTGCAAAAGCAGTTGCTTATATTTTGAAAGAAAAAGGGATAAAAGTTTGTATCCTTAATCGTTCAAAAAATCATTTGGAATCTTTTATTCAAAATGGATTTGAGTGTTATTTGAGCGATGTATTTATGCCTAGAGCTTTTGATTTGGTAATTAATGCTACTCCTGCAGGTCTTAAAGATACCGGGTTGCCATTACAAGAAATGCTGCTTAGGCAAATTCTTTTGGATGCAAAAATGGCTTATGATTTAATCTATGGAATCTCTACGCCTTTTTTAAAATTGGCCAAAGAATTGAATATTCTTTCCAGAGATGGTAAAGATATGCTTATTGAGCAAGCTGCATTGGCATTTGAATTATTTTGCAAGCACAAAATTCCCTTAGAGTCTATCAGAAAACAAATGAAACTTATTTTATAA
- the rpsF gene encoding 30S ribosomal protein S6: MKYYETMFILKPTLVEEEIKAKIDFYKEAITKNGGSIETCLDMGMRNLAYEINKNKRGYYFVIYFQAQAKFILELERLYRINEDILRFIVIKYESKKDQKSWKTLVDRANKKPEAKAAFKQPPREKPKTDFETKESVAIEVQPPTQDQAE, encoded by the coding sequence ATGAAATATTATGAGACTATGTTTATCCTCAAGCCTACGTTGGTAGAAGAGGAAATAAAAGCCAAGATTGACTTTTATAAAGAAGCCATTACTAAAAATGGTGGGAGTATTGAAACTTGTTTGGATATGGGCATGAGAAATCTTGCTTATGAAATTAATAAAAACAAAAGAGGTTATTATTTTGTGATTTATTTTCAAGCCCAAGCAAAGTTTATCCTCGAACTTGAGAGACTTTATCGTATCAATGAAGATATTTTACGCTTTATAGTGATTAAATATGAGAGCAAAAAAGATCAAAAATCATGGAAAACATTGGTAGATAGAGCCAATAAAAAGCCTGAAGCAAAGGCAGCTTTTAAACAACCACCAAGAGAAAAGCCAAAAACTGATTTTGAGACAAAAGAATCTGTTGCTATAGAGGTGCAGCCACCTACACAAGATCAGGCAGAATAA
- the holA gene encoding DNA polymerase III subunit delta translates to MYKKELESLLKNSFPRAALLYGESDFLIKYYSDKIASKITDPFNKITFYYSDYDFKAVMDILGQSSLFGDESLVVLKLDKKLPKKEIDAMLKAIVLNRHHFLVIEFYQADSKSNAEYAQDFRTFASSFKGTEVIDVRFFAPSVYESQIFLKERANALNLKIDDRLLGIILNLQNNDLGIAYNELEKFTIFDTPITLEEIHQLSYGLGSVRIEDLYEAIFNKKDFFEIYEKMQEEGLDEFQILREMEKYFYQLFLFFAYIKSNGQPNPKEILGFSPPQIIVETLASRAIRIKEEGYQKIFELFQKWRNANMKGGKNIGLHALIKLQAYIR, encoded by the coding sequence ATGTATAAAAAAGAGCTTGAGAGCTTGCTTAAAAATTCTTTTCCAAGGGCAGCTTTGCTTTATGGGGAATCAGATTTTTTAATCAAATATTATTCAGACAAAATTGCAAGTAAAATTACAGATCCTTTCAATAAAATTACATTTTATTATAGTGATTATGATTTTAAGGCAGTGATGGATATATTGGGGCAAAGTTCTTTGTTTGGAGATGAAAGTCTTGTGGTATTAAAATTAGACAAGAAACTTCCCAAGAAAGAAATTGATGCTATGTTAAAAGCCATTGTTTTAAATCGTCATCATTTCTTAGTCATTGAATTTTACCAAGCAGATTCCAAATCAAATGCTGAATATGCGCAAGATTTTAGAACATTTGCTTCATCTTTTAAGGGGACAGAAGTTATTGATGTAAGATTTTTTGCTCCAAGTGTATATGAATCTCAAATATTTTTAAAAGAGAGGGCAAATGCACTAAATTTAAAAATTGATGATCGCTTATTGGGTATTATCTTAAATTTACAAAACAATGACTTAGGGATAGCTTATAATGAGTTAGAAAAATTTACAATTTTTGATACCCCCATTACCCTTGAGGAAATTCATCAACTCTCTTATGGTCTTGGAAGTGTGCGTATTGAGGATCTCTATGAAGCAATTTTTAATAAAAAAGACTTTTTTGAGATTTATGAGAAAATGCAAGAAGAGGGCTTAGATGAATTTCAAATTCTTCGCGAAATGGAAAAATATTTTTATCAATTATTCTTATTTTTTGCTTATATCAAAAGCAATGGTCAGCCAAATCCAAAAGAAATACTTGGTTTTTCTCCCCCACAAATAATCGTAGAAACTCTTGCTTCAAGGGCTATTAGAATCAAAGAAGAAGGGTATCAAAAAATATTTGAGTTATTTCAAAAATGGAGAAATGCTAATATGAAGGGTGGAAAAAATATTGGTCTGCATGCTTTAATAAAATTGCAAGCATATATAAGATAG
- a CDS encoding single-stranded DNA-binding protein, whose translation MYNKVIMVGNLTRDVELRYLPSGSALATLGLASNRRYKKQDGTQGEEVCFVDVKLFGRAAEVANQYLRKGSKVLIEGRLTLESWVDQNGAKKSKHTITAESMQMLDSKSSNIQDESNYQNDESSYLQSQPHSQNNHPPKQTMQSAQGGVNTQKYEQNIPEINIDEDEIPF comes from the coding sequence ATGTATAACAAAGTCATTATGGTAGGGAATTTAACTCGTGACGTGGAGCTTAGATATTTGCCTAGTGGTTCTGCATTAGCGACTTTAGGGCTTGCCAGCAATCGTAGATATAAAAAACAAGATGGAACACAAGGTGAAGAAGTGTGTTTTGTAGATGTCAAACTTTTTGGTAGGGCAGCGGAAGTGGCTAATCAGTATTTGAGAAAAGGTTCAAAAGTTTTGATTGAAGGACGATTGACTTTGGAGAGTTGGGTAGATCAAAATGGTGCAAAAAAAAGCAAACATACCATTACAGCCGAATCTATGCAGATGTTAGATAGTAAGTCTTCAAATATTCAAGATGAAAGCAATTATCAAAATGATGAATCAAGCTACTTGCAATCTCAGCCTCATTCACAGAATAATCATCCGCCTAAACAGACTATGCAGAGCGCACAAGGTGGGGTAAATACTCAAAAATATGAGCAAAATATCCCTGAAATCAATATAGATGAAGATGAAATACCCTTTTAG